In a genomic window of Tripterygium wilfordii isolate XIE 37 chromosome 8, ASM1340144v1, whole genome shotgun sequence:
- the LOC120003494 gene encoding chaperone protein dnaJ C76, chloroplastic: protein MAQLISPVCTDALKFQNPILGLSSTGSWRMLPKTSIDHWSLMGRGRKRSSCGKIKVATEDSSPTGAIADDYYSVLGLLPDATPEQIKKAYYSCMKACHPDLSGDDPETTNFCMFINDVYEVLSDPVQRMVYDEIHGYALTAINPFFNDTSPKDHVFVDEFSCIGCKNCANVAPDVFNIEEDFGRARAYSQCGNPDRVQRAVDSCPVDCIHMISAAQLSLLEDEMRRVERINVALMLSGMGSAGADVFRMASSRWEKRQAKVLEQAKLRMMKQKYSGKTESYWDNLWGKPRDYQNSEEEIEERARRAAAAARRWREYSRKGVDKPPTFKLPEALSNKE, encoded by the exons ATGGCTCAGTTAATCTCACCTGTGTGTACAGATGCTCTCAAATTTCAGAACCCGATATTGGGTTTGTCTTCCACTGGGTCATGGCGCATGTTACCGAAGACTTCCATTGACCATTGGAGTTTGATGGGTCGTGGTCGTAAGAGAAGTAGTTGTGGCAAAATAAAGGTTGCAACAGAGGATTCTTCTCCGACTGGTGCGATCGCCGACGACTACTATTCCGTTTTGGGCCTC CTTCCAGACGCCACACCTGAGCAGATCAAGAAAGCCTATTACAGTTGTATGAAGGCTTGCCATCCGGATTTGAGTGGGGACGACCCAGAAACCACAAATTTCTGCATGTTCATCAACGATGTCTATGAG GTTCTTAGTGACCCAGTGCAGAGAATGGTTTATGATGAAATTCATGGATATGCCTTGACAGCAATCAATCCTTTCTTCAATGACACGAGCCCCAAGGATCATGTGTTTGTGGACGAGTTTAGCTGCATAG GTTGCAAAAATTGCGCGAATGTGGCCCCTGATGTATTTAATATTGAGGAAGACTTTGGAAGAGCTAGAGCTTACAGCCAGTGTGGAAATCCTGACCGAGTTCAACGAGCAGTTGATAGTTG CCCAGTTGATTGTATCCATATGATATCGGCTGCACAACTCTCTTTGCTTGAAGACGAAATGCGCAGGGTAGAAAGAATAAAT GTTGCACTGATGCTCTCTGGAATGGGATCTGCAGGAGCCGATGTTTTCAGAATG GCAAGTTCTCGATGGGAAAAGAGGCAAGCAAAAGTTTTG GAACAAGCTAAACTGAGGATGATGAAACAGAAATATTCTGGCAAAACTGAATCATATTGGGATAACCTTTGGGGCAAGCCCAGAGACTACCAAAATTCAG AGGAGGAAATTGAAGAGAGGGCAAGGAGAGCTGCTGCAGCTGCTCGAAGATGGAGGGAGTACTCGAGGAAGGGTGTTGACAAGCCTCCCACATTTAAGCTTCCAGAGGCATTGTCCAACAAGGAGTGA
- the LOC120004312 gene encoding uncharacterized protein LOC120004312 produces the protein MAAEEVLKLFDMYWFESEIFTKIPFSPPNVTNPIEEEIQESKFSHSPSPQVRSLIEQNLSSKASIASDSLSPTTPKLQSILSGKVVTEFESKSEKQYDIEAPIKPKGRERRSGGGRRNRGGVSNNSKSLTDLEFEELKGFMDLGFVFSEEDKDSSLVSIIPGLQRLGRKSGEDEQKEQRKIDKNSVVQRPYLSEAWDVLDIRKEKPVLIDWRIPVLGNEMDMKGSLRFWAHTVASTVR, from the exons ATGGCCGCAGAAGAAGTTCTAAAGCTCTTCGATATGTACTGGTTCGAGAGTGAAATCTTCACCAAAATCCCATTTTCACCTCCCAATGTAACAAACCCaattgaagaagaaattcaagaaTCGAAATTTTCGCACTCACCTAGTCCTCAAGTCAGGTCTCTTATTGAGCAAAACTTGAGCTCCAAAGCAAGTATTGCCTCTGATTCTCTCTCCCCAACAACACCAAAGCTTCAATCAATCCTCTCAGGCAAGGTTGTTACAGAATTCGAAAGCAAAAGTGAGAAACAATACGATATTGAAGCACCCATTAAGCCAAaagggagagaaagaaggagcggaggaggaagaagaaacagaGGAGGTGTAAGTAACAATAGTAAGAGCTTGACAGATCTTGAGTTTGAGGAGCTAAAAGGGTTTATGGATCTGGGATTTGTGTTTTCTGAGGAGGATAAAGATTCAAGCTTGGTTTCTATAATTCCCGGGCTGCAAAGATTGGGGAGAAAATCTGGTGAAGATGAACAGAAAGAACAGAGAAAGATTGATAAAAATAGTGTTGTTCAAAGGCCTTATTTGTCAGAAGCATGGGATGTATTGGACATAAGAAAGGAGAAGCCAGTGTTGATTGATTGGAGAATTCCAGTTTTGGGCAATGAAATGGACATGAAAGGCAGTCTCAGATTTTGGGCTCACACAGTTGCAt CAACTGTCAGATAG
- the LOC120004310 gene encoding uncharacterized protein LOC120004310 isoform X2, protein MHRFFAASKNLLSKWKSGPEVLQRVEEFCNLGARKRSRKNILTARKLEKTSLWRYISDEMFENVFADITDADDLYEALMQDAERNQQSQETVGGGFEAAMRAAETSKAKKAGEKRKSTEEIPERRMKQREDPPGKGKSKSTGGSGKKATEKATANVSDGTEMPRKLLHDAIASGPRGRGGGLISTTASASAAIVLDDDSDNSERDTRPLTRRLPSIRTARVETAEPVETRATENRGEFDPTTDSYVDANAVSEVARSEAMASGSRTELATAGNQEVEDTAQGGENIQPRLRLNVTGSEMEEISIWIPKSLTVSSAPVLPPVGIRKMVFPEDAKKLDAMPLPSQFNYSVAHCFTALQGVLRSGENAIGSLSKERTEKERLEGMVKGLEDNLANVTSAQKDSEHQLIGEKNKNTQMSAQISRLEEKLKEADEQLLQSTESLSALEKKIHDDAYKATQFESRIDQAIRDAQYFKDCWEGVTKQLESAEAKVNTLEFQVHHLADQLGDVSREKDLLNKALAAQTMKTAEKVEMAKKMEENYLIKIGAMGGVGQAAERFRLLTQYKKNEHPKWDVDLMLKKAVVVLENYQPNKRWVVNEEAIGEPNIEKDLAPPESDIPTVEQLPIEARESPIPGTVTEDAPSEVPPTPRIETSTSEPENADEDIPRANPPITSEAIEIEATTETI, encoded by the exons ATGCACCGTTTCTTTGCAGCATCAAAGAATTTGCTAAGCAAGTGGAAAAGCGGCCCCGAAGTGCTTCAAAGAGTGGAAGAGTTTTGCAACCTTGGGGCACGTAAAAGATCCAGAAAAAACATTCTAACAGCacgtaaattggagaaaacatcTCTTTGGAGATACATAA GTGACGAAATGTTTGAGAACGTGTTTGCTGATATAACTGATGCAGACGACCTGTATGAAGCTCTGATGCAGGATGCTGAAAGAAATCAGCAGAGCCAGGAAACGGTGGGTGGAGGTTTCGAGGCAGCTATGCGTGCTGCAGAAACGTCCAAAGCCAAGAAAGCGGGAGAGAAACGAAAATCAACCGAGGAAATACCTGAAAGAAGGatgaaacagagagaagatCCTCCTGGTAAAGGAAAATCGAAAAGCACTGGGGGCAGCGGGAAGAAAGCAACTGAAAAGGCGACTGCTAACGTCAGCGATGGGACGGAAATGCCCAGAAAACTCCTTCACGACGCCATTGCCTCGGGACCCAGAGGCAGGGGAGGTGGTCTTATCAGTACCACTGCGAGTGCGTCGGCTGCCATTGTTCTGGATGATGATTCAGACAACAGTGAAAGGGACACGAGGCCTTTAACTAGGAGGTTACCAAGCATTAGGACAGCCAGGGTAGAGACTGCTGAACCAGTGGAGACACGAGCTACCGAGAATCGTGGAGAATTTGACCCCACAACTGACAGCTACGTTGATGCAAACGCGGTATCAGAAGTTGCCAGGAGTGAAGCTATGGCAAGCGGATCTAGGACTGAGTTGGCGACAGCGGGTAACCAAGAAGTGGAGGACACTGCCCAAGGTGGGGAGAATATTCAGCCTAGGCTAAGGTTGAACGTCACGGgaagtgaaatggaagaaatatcaATATGGATTCCCAAATCTTTGACCGTCTCTTCTGCTCCCGTACTTCCGCCCGTTGGGATTAGGAAAATGGTCTTCCCTGAGGACGCCAAAAAATTAGATGCCATGCCTCTTCCTAGTCAGTTCAACTACTCAGTGGCTCATTGCTTTACT GCACTCCAAGGAGTACTCAGGTCTGGAGAGAATGCCATTGGCAGTTTGAGCAAAGAGAGGACTGAAAAGGAGAGACTAGAAGGCATGGTAAAGGGGCTGGAAGACAACTTGGCCAATGTCACGTCTGCACAAAAAGATTCAGAGCATCAACTGATTGgggagaagaacaagaatactcaaatgtctgctcaaatctcaagattggaagagaaattgaaagaagcagATGAGCAGCTCCTGCAATCAACTGAATCATTGAgtgcattggaaaagaaaatacatgacGATGCATATAAAGCCACTCAATTCGAGTCAAGGATCGACCAAGCAATCAGAGATGCTCAGTACTTCAAGGATTGCTGGGAAGGAGTCACCAAACAACTGGAGAGTGCCGAGGCCAAAGTGAACACACTGGAATTCCAGGTACACCACCTGGCTGACCAACTTGGTGATGTTTCCAGAGAGAAAGACCTGTTAAACAAAGCGTTGGCAGCGCAGACAATGAAGACAGCAGAAAAGGTTGAAATGGCcaagaaaatggaggaaaactaCCTTATCAAGATAGGGGCCATGGGAGGTGTCGGTCAAGCTGCAGAGAGGTTCAGATTGCTAACCCAGTACAAAAAGAATGAGCATCCGAAATGGGATGTGGACTTGATGCTCAAGAAGGCTGTGGTAGTACTTGAAAACTACCAGCCTAATAAAAGATGGGTTGTGAATGAAGAAGCAATTGGAGAACCTAACATCGAAAAAGACCTGGCGCCTCCAGAGAGTGATATCCCCACTGTTGAACAACTGCCCATTGAGGCCCGTGAATCGCCAATACCTGGCACTGTCACAGAAGATGCTCCATCTGAAGTTCCTCCGACTCCTAGGATTGAAACTTCAACTTCTGAGCCTGAAAATGCAGATGAGGATATCCCACGTGCGAATCCTCCCATTACGTCGGAGGCCATTGAGATTGAAGCGACAACAGAGACTATTTGA
- the LOC120004310 gene encoding uncharacterized protein LOC120004310 isoform X1, whose amino-acid sequence MHRFFAASKNLLSKWKSGPEVLQRVEEFCNLGARKRSRKNILTARKLEKTSLWRYISKYISTVQTNKQTCSRYSSYFIICAGDEMFENVFADITDADDLYEALMQDAERNQQSQETVGGGFEAAMRAAETSKAKKAGEKRKSTEEIPERRMKQREDPPGKGKSKSTGGSGKKATEKATANVSDGTEMPRKLLHDAIASGPRGRGGGLISTTASASAAIVLDDDSDNSERDTRPLTRRLPSIRTARVETAEPVETRATENRGEFDPTTDSYVDANAVSEVARSEAMASGSRTELATAGNQEVEDTAQGGENIQPRLRLNVTGSEMEEISIWIPKSLTVSSAPVLPPVGIRKMVFPEDAKKLDAMPLPSQFNYSVAHCFTALQGVLRSGENAIGSLSKERTEKERLEGMVKGLEDNLANVTSAQKDSEHQLIGEKNKNTQMSAQISRLEEKLKEADEQLLQSTESLSALEKKIHDDAYKATQFESRIDQAIRDAQYFKDCWEGVTKQLESAEAKVNTLEFQVHHLADQLGDVSREKDLLNKALAAQTMKTAEKVEMAKKMEENYLIKIGAMGGVGQAAERFRLLTQYKKNEHPKWDVDLMLKKAVVVLENYQPNKRWVVNEEAIGEPNIEKDLAPPESDIPTVEQLPIEARESPIPGTVTEDAPSEVPPTPRIETSTSEPENADEDIPRANPPITSEAIEIEATTETI is encoded by the exons ATGCACCGTTTCTTTGCAGCATCAAAGAATTTGCTAAGCAAGTGGAAAAGCGGCCCCGAAGTGCTTCAAAGAGTGGAAGAGTTTTGCAACCTTGGGGCACGTAAAAGATCCAGAAAAAACATTCTAACAGCacgtaaattggagaaaacatcTCTTTGGAGATACATAAGTAAGTACATTTCAACTGtccaaacgaacaaacaaacatgCTCAAGATATTCGTCTTACTTTATCATATGTGCAGGTGACGAAATGTTTGAGAACGTGTTTGCTGATATAACTGATGCAGACGACCTGTATGAAGCTCTGATGCAGGATGCTGAAAGAAATCAGCAGAGCCAGGAAACGGTGGGTGGAGGTTTCGAGGCAGCTATGCGTGCTGCAGAAACGTCCAAAGCCAAGAAAGCGGGAGAGAAACGAAAATCAACCGAGGAAATACCTGAAAGAAGGatgaaacagagagaagatCCTCCTGGTAAAGGAAAATCGAAAAGCACTGGGGGCAGCGGGAAGAAAGCAACTGAAAAGGCGACTGCTAACGTCAGCGATGGGACGGAAATGCCCAGAAAACTCCTTCACGACGCCATTGCCTCGGGACCCAGAGGCAGGGGAGGTGGTCTTATCAGTACCACTGCGAGTGCGTCGGCTGCCATTGTTCTGGATGATGATTCAGACAACAGTGAAAGGGACACGAGGCCTTTAACTAGGAGGTTACCAAGCATTAGGACAGCCAGGGTAGAGACTGCTGAACCAGTGGAGACACGAGCTACCGAGAATCGTGGAGAATTTGACCCCACAACTGACAGCTACGTTGATGCAAACGCGGTATCAGAAGTTGCCAGGAGTGAAGCTATGGCAAGCGGATCTAGGACTGAGTTGGCGACAGCGGGTAACCAAGAAGTGGAGGACACTGCCCAAGGTGGGGAGAATATTCAGCCTAGGCTAAGGTTGAACGTCACGGgaagtgaaatggaagaaatatcaATATGGATTCCCAAATCTTTGACCGTCTCTTCTGCTCCCGTACTTCCGCCCGTTGGGATTAGGAAAATGGTCTTCCCTGAGGACGCCAAAAAATTAGATGCCATGCCTCTTCCTAGTCAGTTCAACTACTCAGTGGCTCATTGCTTTACT GCACTCCAAGGAGTACTCAGGTCTGGAGAGAATGCCATTGGCAGTTTGAGCAAAGAGAGGACTGAAAAGGAGAGACTAGAAGGCATGGTAAAGGGGCTGGAAGACAACTTGGCCAATGTCACGTCTGCACAAAAAGATTCAGAGCATCAACTGATTGgggagaagaacaagaatactcaaatgtctgctcaaatctcaagattggaagagaaattgaaagaagcagATGAGCAGCTCCTGCAATCAACTGAATCATTGAgtgcattggaaaagaaaatacatgacGATGCATATAAAGCCACTCAATTCGAGTCAAGGATCGACCAAGCAATCAGAGATGCTCAGTACTTCAAGGATTGCTGGGAAGGAGTCACCAAACAACTGGAGAGTGCCGAGGCCAAAGTGAACACACTGGAATTCCAGGTACACCACCTGGCTGACCAACTTGGTGATGTTTCCAGAGAGAAAGACCTGTTAAACAAAGCGTTGGCAGCGCAGACAATGAAGACAGCAGAAAAGGTTGAAATGGCcaagaaaatggaggaaaactaCCTTATCAAGATAGGGGCCATGGGAGGTGTCGGTCAAGCTGCAGAGAGGTTCAGATTGCTAACCCAGTACAAAAAGAATGAGCATCCGAAATGGGATGTGGACTTGATGCTCAAGAAGGCTGTGGTAGTACTTGAAAACTACCAGCCTAATAAAAGATGGGTTGTGAATGAAGAAGCAATTGGAGAACCTAACATCGAAAAAGACCTGGCGCCTCCAGAGAGTGATATCCCCACTGTTGAACAACTGCCCATTGAGGCCCGTGAATCGCCAATACCTGGCACTGTCACAGAAGATGCTCCATCTGAAGTTCCTCCGACTCCTAGGATTGAAACTTCAACTTCTGAGCCTGAAAATGCAGATGAGGATATCCCACGTGCGAATCCTCCCATTACGTCGGAGGCCATTGAGATTGAAGCGACAACAGAGACTATTTGA